GGCGGCGGACCGCCGGGGGTGATTCATGGGGGCTCCAGGAACGGGGTCGGTACTACTGCCGGCGTTTGCGCGCCGCGGAGGCGCTCGCCGGACGGCGGCCCTTCGACCCGGGGGAACGAGAGGTGGGACCGGGACGGCGTCCCCGGGGCCCGGGGACACGAGAGGCGGCACGGGGACGGCGGAGCGCGGGCCAGGCGATCAGGACGCCGGCCCCGGCGACCAGCAGGACCGGCACGAGCCAGACCGAGACGCCGTCGCCGTCCTGCGACACGGGGCTCCTCTGCGGCTGCTGCGTCTGCGGCTGCTGCGACGGGGCCTGCTGCGGCTGCGCCTGCTGTGAGGTGGCCTGCGGCGCCGCGCTGGACGGACCCTGCTCGATGGCGGCGAGCAGTTCCGGCAGCGGTTCGTCGGCGGGGGGCTGCCAGCCGGGTGGCGCCGCGGTGACGCGGCCGGTGTAGGTGAAGCGGAGTTCGCCTTCGACCTTCTCGCCGTCGGAGGCCACGGTCTTGTACCGGGCCACGTAGGTGCCCTTCCCCGGCCAGTGGCTCACGGGGACGGTCACGGGGAACCCGGTGTGGTAGAACTGCGGTTCCCACACCCCGTTCACGAGGTTCAGCTCGCGCACCGGCTCGTCGAGGGGGAACGGCTCGGAGTGCCACCAGCGCTGGTCGACCCGCTGGCCGTTCGGCGCCGTCACGGTGAAGTACGCGAACGACGCGGGCTTCTCGGTGAAGGCCAGTGACAGCGACTCGACCGGCTCGTCGAGCTTGCTGCCTTCCGCCGGTGTGGAGACGACGAGACGGCCGTGCGCGTACGCCGCCGGAGCCCCGAGGACGAAGACGCTCAAACCCATCGCGACCAGGGCTGACACGACAACGGCCAGCAGACGGGTCACTACGCGCCTCACAGGCACCTCCGCTGTCCGCCTCACTTTTCTCGCGAGGTTAACCTTTCCAGCTCCGTCTGAACAGAAGTTTCGCCTGATCTGACGAAACCTGGGGGAAATCCGACGTCTGCGGTCAGACCGGCTTCCCGACCGGACTGCGATCCGCACCCACCTCGTCACCCCTGGCCACCGTCATCCGAGGACCCCCGCGGGCTCGTCCGCTCTCCAGGCGGAGCCCTCTGTTCTTCGCGCTTTCCTCAAAACAAGGCCGCGAACAGGCAGAAGACCTTCTCGGTGCGGCGGAGGCGCGGTACGGTCCTCGCCGTGCCACTGACTGCGGCAGTTGCGACTGCGTAAAGCCGCTAAAAGACGGATGGGCCGTCGTCAGGTCTCCATATGTCACGAACGGCCGGGGCTTGTCACTCTCCATTTGTCTCGCCGCTCCGGTCAGGACACCCCTTCCTGGCCGGGACCCTGACCGAAGGAGAAGACTCGTGATCCGAGTCCTCAGGGCCGCCGTCGTCACGGTGGCCGCGCTGGCGCTGTTCAGCGGAACCGCACTGGCCGCTCCCCCCGACCCGGCACCGGCCGCGGACGGTGTGTCCGCCGTCACCGGCCGCCTCGCCGCGCGGGTCGCCGCGGCACTGGCCGACCGCGGGTTCCGTGACCGCGCCGTGGCCGCCACTGTCTCGCGGGCCACTGTCTCGCGGGCCGCCGACCTGCTGACGCTCAGCGCGGGCACCGGCCTCGCCGGCGCCGTCCGCACGGCCAACCAGGCCGTGCTCGCCGCCAAGGGCCTCCCCGCGGACGGCGGATCGCTCCTGCGGCTGCGCCTCGCCACCGACGCGATGCGGGCCGGCCTCTCCCGTGGCGAGGTGCCACTCGTCGCGGCGGCCCCCACCGACGACGAGGTCACCTCGATCACCGCCTACGACCCGCTCGGCGGTCAGGTGGCCCTCGACCCGGCCAAGGCCCCCGCGCGGCCGGTGCTGGTGGTCGAGGTCGACGTGGCCAAGGCGCTGCCGATGGGGATCGACCTCATGCGCAGGACGCTGTCCGCGCGCGGCCTGACCGAGGCGAGGCCGCTCGCGGCCCGCCAGGCCAACACCGGGTACTGGGCCACCAAGGTCACCGCGGTCCGCCTGTCGGACGACCAGGAGCCGTGGATCAAGGGGGACGCCGAGATCTACAGCGTCGTCGGCGGCTTCGGCCTGGACGGCAAGGCGACCGTGAGCATCGTGCAGATGCCGTACCTCGACAACGACCAGACGACGTACTACCCGAACCAGCTCCTCGTCCACTTCAACGGCTACAAGTACAACCTGGCCGACGTCGTGATGATGGAGGACGACGGCGACACCAACTACCAGGCCCTCGCGCAGGCCATCGCCACGGCGCTGCTGACCATCGCCGACGGCGGCGTCTACGTCCCGCTGGTCAACGCGATCCTCTCCGCCATCCCCACCTCCTGGTGGACCGACGACCCCGACTACGTGGACTCCTGGTACACCCTGTCCACCACGGCCGGCGGCCGGCTGAACGGCGCGCGCGGCAACGGCTGGATGGACGTGACCCCCTACTGGGTGTCCCAGCTGTGACCTCGGAGCCCGGCCGTGGCGTGACACGTCCCGGCCGGGCTCCCCGGCGGAGGTGCACGGGATCTGCACATCTCGGTACCGTCCGTCTGCACGGGAGAGCCCTACGCTCTCGTCCATGGCCACCCCCAGGCAGCGGCGCGTCCTCGTGGTCGAGGACGACCAGACGATCGCCGACGCGGTGTCGCTCCGGCTGACAGCCGAGGGCTTCGACGTACGGATCGCCGGTGACGGCGGGACGGCGCTCACCCAGTACGCCAAGGCGGAGCCGGACCTCGTCGTGCTCGACCGGCTGCTGCCGGGCCTCGACGGCCTCGAGGTCTGCCGCCGCATGCAGGCCGCGCGTCCCGTCCCGGTGCTCATGCTCACCGCGCTCGGCGAGGAGACCGATGTCCTGGTCGGCCTCGGCGTGGGTGCGGACGACTACATCACCAAGCCGTTCAGCATGCGCGAACTCGTCGCGAGGATCCACGCGCTGCTGCGGCGGGTGGAACGCGCCGGTCTGCTCGCGCACGAGGACACGGTGATCCGCGTCGGCGACGTCGAGATCGACACGGCCGAGCGCCGGGTCTTCGTCCGAGGCGCCGAGGCGCAGCTCACCAGGACCGAGTTCGACCTGCTCCGCAGGCTCGCGGAACGGCCGGGCCAGGTGCTCGAGCGCGAGCGGCTGCTGTCGGACATCTGGGGGTTCTCCGAGGCCGCCGCGACCAGGACCGTCGACAGCCACGTGCGCGCGCTGCGCCGCAAACTCGGCCCCGGCGTGGTCAGGACGGTTCACGGAGTCGGCTACGCACTGGCCCGTCCATGATCGTCGGCGAGCGGGAGGCGACACGATGAGGCCGCTCGACTTCCTCGGACGGATCAAGGTCAAGCTCGGCATCGTCATCGTGCTCACCGTCGTGACGGCGTTCGCCGTGAACGAGGTCGGCATCGGCGCCGGCTGGCCGCGCGACGCCAGGATCGCCGTCGCCGCCGTACTCGCGCTGATCATGGTGCAGCTTCTCGCCATGGGGATGACCCGGCCGCTGCGCGAGATGGCGGCGGCCGCGCAGACCATCGCCAAGGGCCGGTACGGCCTGCGTGTCAGCGCCACGTCCAGGGACGAGGTGGGGGAGCTCGCACGTGCGTTCAACGCCATGGCCGCCGACCTCGGCGAAGTGGACAGGCAGCGGCGCGAGCTGGTGGCGAACGTCAGCCACGAGCTCCGCACGCCGATCGCCGGCCTCCAGGCCGTGCTGGAGAACATCGTCGACGGCGTCTCCACCCCCGACCTCGGCACCCTCGGCACCGCACTGGCCCAGACGCAGCGCCTCGGCCGTCTCACCACGCAGCTCCTCGACCTGTCCCGGCTCGACTCCGGTGCCAGGCTGATCGAACCCGAAGCGGTGGACCTCGCGTCCCTGTGCCACCAGGCCGCCTCGGAGGCCGCGTTCGGCCGCGACGACGTCACGGTCGTGAGCACGGTAGGCGAGGCATCCCTGTCCGCCGACCCCGCACTGCTCGCGCAGGTGCTCGCCAACCTGCTCGACAACGCCGTACGGCACAGCCCCCCAGGCGGCACGGTCCGGATCGCGGCCCGCCACGCCGGGCCGGTCGTCGAGATCAGCGTCATCGACCAGGGCCCCGGCATCCCGGTGGCGGAACGGACCCGGGTCTTCGAACGCTTCTCCCGGCTGGACGCCGGCCGCGCGGCCGGCGCGGGAGGCGCCGGCCTCGGTCTCGCCATCGCCAAGGAGATCGTGGAACTTCACGACGGCTCCATCTCCGTCACCGGCGCGCCACCCGCGGGTAGCGGCGGCACAGGGGGGTGCCGCATGGTCGTCACCCTTCCCGCGGCACTCGCGGGAACCGTCCTGCCGGCGGTCACCGAGACCCGTCCCGGCGCGGGAACGGCGCCGCGCACCCCGGCCGTGGAACCCGTCACTGAGACCGCCACCGAGCTTGTCACAGAGCCCGCCATTGGGCCCGTCGCTGAGCCCGCCATTGGGCCCGTCACTGAGCCTGCCACGGAGCCCGCCACCGAGTCCGCCACGGGGGAAGGCGCGCGGCGCGGCCCCGAACCCGCCTCCGACGTGCCGGTCCGGCGGCTTGCTCAGCCACCGGGCTCCGGCGTCACGAAAGGAGACATCATGCAAGGACCCGCGTCCGAACAGCAGGTCCCGGCCTCAGCCGGCCCTTCGCGACAGGACGAGCCGGCCCGGACGGTCCCCGCCGTGTACGTGCCGCCGCCGATCTTCCCGAGACCGGAACTGCCCGGGGTGCCTGACTGGCTTCTCCCGGCCGCCGCCGCCGTGGGACTCGTGGCCACCGTGGCACTCCCCGACCCCTCGACCGGCCTCGGCCTGGTGCTGACCGCGGTCGCGCTCGGCGCGGCGATCTTCCCCGCGCTGCTTCCCCTGCGGCGCGGCCGGCTCACCCCGTGGACGGTGACCTTCGGCGTCCTCGCGTACGCGCTGGTGTCGCTGACGCTCTACCGGGACACCGACTGGGTCGTGGCCCCGGCCCTCCTGCTGGCCTTCGGCATCGCGGCACTCGGACTGTCAGGCGCGGGACGGGGATGGCCGGGGTTGCTGATCGGCGCCGCGTCCGTCGCGCTGTCCACGCTCCTGCTGCCATGGTTCCTCGCCACGCCGCTGAAGCGCCTGCGCGGCAGCCGCAGAGTCGTCCCCGTGCTGGCCGGCACCGCGATCACGGTGGTCCTCCTCAGCGTCTTCGGCCTGCTGTTCGGGTCCGCCGACGCGGTGTTCCACTCGTACGTGAGCGGTCTGCTGCAGGCGCCGGAGTGGGTGGACCGGCTGCCTTCCCGCGTCTTCCTCCTCCTCGTGTTCGCGGTTCTCACCTGCGCGGGTGTGCTGGTGACGCTGCGTCCTGCCGCGGAACCCCAGGCCCCCGACCTGCGGGTCAGGCTGGATCGTGCCGTCTGGATGATGCCGCTGACAGCACTGAACCTGCTGTTCGCGGCGTTCGTGGCCGTGCAGATCACCGTCCTGTTCGGCGGCAGCCGGCGGGTGCTGTCCACGGCGGGGCTGACCTACGCCGAGTACGCCAGGTCCGGATTCTTCGAACTGGTGACGGTCAGCGTCTTCGTGCTCGGGATCGTGGCGGCGTCCACCATGCTGCTGCGGCCCACCAGGCCGGGGGACCGCTGGCCGCTGACCGTCCTGCTCGGTCTGCTGTGCGCGTTGACCTTGGTCGTCCTCGCTTCCGCGCTGCACCGCCTGGATCTCTACACCGACGCGTACGGGCTGTCGCGCCTGCGCGCCGCCGTCGCGGCGGCCATCTGGTGGCTCGCCGCGGTGTTCGTCGTCGTCATCGCCGCCGGCGTCGCGCGGCTGACGGACGCGCGCGTGACGTGGTTGCCCCGGATGCTGGTGCTGCTGACCGGCGTGACGGTGTTCACGTTCGCCGTCTGGAACCCCGAGGCCCGTGTCGCGGAGACCCAGATGGCCGTCCGAGGGGTGTCCCTGCTCGACCAGGACTACCTCGGCGACCTCGGCCCGGAGGCCGTACCGGTCCTCGACCGGCTGCCGGAACCGGCCCGCAGTTGCGTGCTGCGTGACGTCGTCTCGGTGAACCGGCTCGACCACCCCGACCCCTGGAACGCCTGGAACCTGGCCCGTGTCCGCGCTCGCGAGGTGCTGGAACGCCACCCGGTGCTCGCACGGCCGGACTGTCCGTCCCGCGACGACGGCGGCTATCCCGACTGACGTGAGGCGGCCTCCGTGGTTGGCCGCCGCCGTCCTGGGTAGCCAGGTCGCGCATGACGGAGTATGGAATCCACGCATCCCACGAGCAGATCCCCCCGGCCGCCCTCCTCGACGCGATGGTGGCCGCAGAACGCGCCGGTTTCGACACCGCCATGTGTTCCGACCACTTCTCCCCATGGAGCAAGCGGCAGGGCCACTCAGGTTTCGCCTGGGCCTGGCTCGGTGCCGCACTGCAGGCGACCGACCTGACCTTCGGTGTCGTCAACGCTCCCGGCCAGCGTTACCACCCCGCGATCATCGCGCAGGCCATCGGCACGCTCGGCGCGATGTTCCCCGGCCGGTTCTGGGCCGCGCTCGGCAGCGGCGAGTTCAGCAACGAGCACATCACCGGCGACCCGTGGCCACGCAAGGACGTACGCGACGCGCGGCTGCGTGAGTGCGTGGACGTCATCCGTGCGCTGCTCAACGGCGAGAACGTCACCCACGACGGACTGGTGACCGTGGACCGCGCCAGGCTGTGGACCCGGCCCGAGACGCCGCCGCCGCTGATCGGCGCCGCGGTCAGCACCGCCACGGCGGCCAGGTGCGCCGAATGGGCCGACGGCATGGTCACGGTCAACGCACCCGAGGACCACCTCCGCGAGATGATCGCCGCGTACCGCGACGCCGGGGGACGCGGCCCGGTCTGCCTTCAGGTCCACGTGAGCTGGGCCCCGACCGAGGAGGAGGCCGAGACGATCGCACACGACCAGTGGCGCAGCAACGTCTTCGGCCCGCCGGTCTGCTGGGACCTGGAGCTCGTGGAGCACTTCGACGTCGTCTCCGAGCACGTCACCATGGAGCAGGTGCGCCACGTGGTCAACGTCTCCGCCGACCTCGAACGGCACATCGACTGGCTGCGCGGCTACGCGGCCCTGGGCTTCGATCGGATCTACCTGCACCACGTCGGCCAGGACCTGTCGCCGTTCATCGACGCCTTCGGCGGCAAGGTCCTGCCGGCCCTGCGCTAGGGCCGTCCGGCCGTCCTATAGTGATCGTCCACAGCGTCGCGAAAGGTGAGCCGGTGGACGATCTGACCACACAGTTGCGCGAGGCCGAGCGCCGTCTGCAGGCGGCCCAGCTCGCCGCCGACGCCTCGGCCCTCGACGCGCTGATCGACGACCGGCTCGTCTTCACCGGCCCCGACGGCGTGCTGTACTCCAAGGAGGACGACCTGGAGATCCAGCGCACCGGGGACCAGAGCCTCACCCGCGTGGACGAGGAGGAGCTGCGGGTCCTGGTGGCCGGCGGGACCGGCGTCACGTGGTTCCTCGGCACCCTCGAAGGGGTGTTCAAGGGCCAGGAGTTCACCGCCAGGGTCCGCTACACGCGGACCTGGATCCACACCGCCGGCCACGGCTGGCGTCTCGTCGCAGCGCACGTCAGCCCCGCCTAGTTCCACCCGCGGTCACCAGGGCCGTGACCGTCTCACTTCTCGTACTCAGGCGCTACCCACCGGCACTTGATCGTCATGCCGGCAGGCAACCGGAGACCGGTCGGCACTCGAAGCAGGAGGTTGACCCCGGTGTGTACCAGAGCACGCCGGGGTACGACACCCTGTTGGTCCTACGGATGTAGTAGGTGGTCGCATGGAGACGACGGCGTGGTAGACGCCGGTACGGCGCGGATGCTGGCCGGCCTGCTCGAAGCCAGCCACCTCGCCGGGTTGGAGCAGGTGCCGTGGCTGGCCCGGCGGCACGCGGCCGAGATCGGCGTGCTCGACGTGCGGATCTATCTCGCCGACCTCCAGCAGGACGTGCTGCGTCTCCTCGTCGTCGACGGGTACGGTGACGAACTCCTGCGGACCTCGGAGATCCGGATCGACAAGACACCGGTGGGGGAGGCGTTCCAGGAGATCCGGATCTTCGACCAGCCGGACGCCGACGGGACGCGGCACCAGTGGTGGGTGCCTCTGCTCGACGGCACGGAACGCCTGGGGATGGCGCTGATCGTCACGCCGGACGCCGCCGGGCCGACGGTGGACGACATGAAGGCCCTGGCGTCGCTGATGGCACTCATGATCGTGAGCAAGCGTCCCTCCAGCGACGCCTACGCGAGACTCGTGCGCACCAGGCCGATGCACGTGGGTGCGGAGATGCAGTGGAACCTGATGCCGCCGCTGACGTTCGCCGCCGAGCGCGTGGCGATCAGCGCGGCGCTCGAACCGGCGTACGAGATCGGCGGGGACGCCTTCGACTACGCGCTGACCGGCTCGCACGCGCACCTGGCGATCTTCGACGCGATGGGCCACGACGTCTCGGCCGGGCTGACCGCGTCCCTCGCGACGGCCGCGTGCCGTAACAACCGCCGGCAGGGAACCGATCTGGTCGAGACCAGTGAGGCGATCGAGCGCATCCTCATCGAGCAGTTCGGCCGCGGCACCCGGTTCGTCACCGCCATCCTGGCCCGCCTGAACCTCGTGACCGGCGTCCTGTCCTGGGTCAACCGCGGCCACCCTCCGCCTGTGGTGATCCGAGGCGAACACAAGATCATCGGCTTGCGCTGCCGGCCCGCTCACCCCATGGGCCTGGACATGGGCCTGCCGATCACCTTGTGCCATGAGCGACTGGAACCAGGCGACCGCGTGCTGTTCTACACCGACGGCATCACCGAGGCCCGCGACCCCAAGGGCCGCGAGTTCGGCCTCGACCGGTTCGTCGAATTCATCGTGCGCCACAACGCCGACCACCTGCCGGTGCCGGAGACCCTCCGCCGCCTGATCCACAACTTGATGGCCCACCACGGCGGCAACCTTCAGGACGACGCCACCGTCCTGCTCACCGAATGGCTCGGTCCGGCCCCGAGCCGTCTCTCCGTGTGACGCGCCGGTGGACGCCGGCCCGCAGCCGCAGAATGACCGCGGCCACGGCGGCGGAGGCCAGTGAGCCGGCCAGCACGGCGACCTTGACCCCGTCCTGCGCGGCGGAGTCCCCGGCGAAGGCCAGTTCCCCGATGAGCAGGGACACCGTGAACCCGATCCCGGCGAGGACGGCGAGCCCGGCCACGTCGGCCCATGACAGGCCCTCGTTCAAAGTGGCGCGGGTGAACCGGGCCACCAGCCAGGTGGCGGCCAGGACGCCGACCGGCTTGCCGATCAGCAACCCGGCCACGATCCCCATCGCCACCGGGTCGGTCAGCGTCCCGGCGAGCCCGCCGAGCCCGCCGACCGCGACCCCGGCGGAGAGGAACGCGAACACCGGGACGGCGACGCTCGCCGACAGCGGCCGGAAGCGGTGCTCGAAGTGCTCGGCCAGCCCGGGGTCCGGCTTGCCGGTCCGCGTCCACGGCAGGACGGGAACGGTCAGCGCGAGCAGCACGCCGGCGACGGTGGCGTGCACCCCGGAGGCGTGGACGAGCGTCCAGGTGGCGAAGGCGAGCGGCAGCAGCAGCCACCAGGCCCGCACCCTGCGCTGGACGAGGACGGCGAAGACGGCGAGCGGCACCGCCGCGCACAGCAGCAGCGGCACCGACAGGCTCGTGGTGTAGAACGCCGCGATGATGACGATGGCGATCAGGTCGTCCACGACCGCCAGGGTCAGCAGGAAGGTGCGCGGCGCGGACGGCAGGAACCGGCCGGCCACCGCGAGCACCGCGAGCGCGAAGGCGATGTCAGTGGCGGTGGGGATGGCCCAGCCCTGAGCGGCGTCCCCGCCGGCGATCGCCAGATAGACCGCCGCCGGCACCACGACACCTCCGGCGGCGGCCGCCACCGGCACCGCGGCCCGCCGTACGTCCCGCAGGTCTCCGGCGACGAACTCACGCTTGAGCTCCAGGCCCGCGACGAAGAAGAAGATCGCGAGCAACCCGTCGGCGGCCCAGGTCGCCAGGTCCAGGTCCAGGTGCAGTGAGGCGGGGCCGATCTCGACGCTCCGCAGCGCCTCGTACCCCTCACTCCACGGCGAGTTGGCCCACACCAGCGCGGCGACCGCCGCGACCAGCAGCAACGCTCCCCCGATGGTCTCGCCGCGCAGGATGTCGGCGATGCGTCTGGCTTCGGCCAAGGTGCCGGAGAAGAGACGGCTGGGGGTCTGGCCGGAAGTGGTACCAGGCATGGGACTCCGCTCGACGGAAGACGACAGGACGTACATCCGCCGACCCGTCTTCCCGGCACTCCGCTGAACAACGTATCAAGACAAGGCATGTGCCGCGTACCGTCCACCGGCCTGTGGAGATCGCCGGAGGCGATCGGTCAGGGGTTGCCGGGCCAGGGCCGAGCCGGCACGCGGAGGGCCCGGCGGTGACCGGTGCGCACCGGCGGAGGGGCCGGCCGGTCGTGCGGATCGGCGGCCGGGTTGATAGGTTTCCTGGAGGTGCGCCGGGAAGGCTGGTCGGCAGTTGTCGTCGCCGACCCCTGAAGGATGTGCCGTGCGCGCTCGCGACCTGCTCGTCGAGTTCCCCACCGTCGCTCTCGACACCCCCGTGATCGAAGCCGCTCGCCTGCTGGCCGAGCAGGGGCTTCCCGGTCTGATGGTCGTGGACGGCGCGGGGTCCCCGCAGGCGATCCTGCCGGGCCCGCAGGTGTTGTGGCTGGCCGTTCCCGGATACTGCCAGGACGATCCGGCGCTCGCGCGGGTGGTGGACGAGCGGCACGCCGACACTTTCCTCACCTCGCTCGGCGACAGGACCGTACGCGAGGCGCTGCCGGCCAAGCCGCGTGAGCTGCCTGTCTCCGATCCGGACGCGACGTTGCTCGAACTGGCCGCGTTGATGGCGCGCACCCGCAGTCCCCTGGTGGCCATCGTGGACGACGACAGGCTGCTCGGCGCGGTGACCCTGCAGACGCTCCTCGCCAAGGCGCTGGACACGTGACCGTCACCGCGTGGCTGTCGGTCGCGGTCTTCCTCGGCGCCTACGCGCTCATCGCGACCGAACGCATCCACCGGGTCGCGGCGGCCCTCGGCGGCGCCGCGATCATGTTCCTGATCCACGCGACCGGCGCGGAGTCGGCGTTCTTCTCCACGCACTCCGGTGTGGACTGGAACGTCGTGTTCCTGCTGCTCGGCATGATGATCATCGTCGGGGTGCTCAAGGAGACCGGCGTATTCGACTACCTGGCGATCTGGGCCGCCAAACGCGCACGCGGCCGTCCGTTCCGGCTCATGGTGCTGCTGGTGCTGATCACCGCCGCCGCGTCGGCGTTGCTCGACAACGTCACGACTGTGCTGCTCGTCGCGCCGGTGACCTTCCTGGTGTGCGGACGGCTGGCCCTGCCGGTGACGCCGTTCCTGATCGCCGAGGCGATGGCGTCCAACATCGGCGGCGCGGCCACGCTGGTCGGCGACCCGCCGAACATCATCATCGCCAGCCGCGGCGGGCTGACCTTCAACGATTTCCTGATCCACATGGCACCCATGGTGATCATCCTCATGGTCGTCTTCATCGGCCTGTGCTGGGTGATGTTCGGCCGCCGCCTGCGCTACGACCCCGAGCGGGCCGGCGAGATCATGGCACTGGACGAGCGCGAGGCCATCGGCGACCGGCGGCTGCTGTGGCAGAGCCTGGTCGTGCTGGTCCTGGTGATGGCCGCCTTCGTGCTCCACCCGGTGCTGCACTACGAGCCCTCGGTGGTGGCGCTGCTCGGCGCCGGCGTCCTTGTGGCACTCACCCGGGTCACCACCGAGGAGGCCCTGGCCGAGGTCGAATGGCCCACCCTGGTGTTCTTCGCCGGCCTTTTCGTCATGGTCGGCGCCTTGGTGGAGACCGGCGTCATCGGACAGCTCTCCGAGCTCGCCGTCGGCGCGACCGCGGGCCACCCCGAGCTGACCGCCATGGGCCTGCTCGGCGCGTCGGCCGGCCTGTCGGCGATCGTGGACAACATCCCGTACGTCGCCACGATGAGCCCCATCGTCGAGCAACTCGTCCAGGCCGCCGGCCCCGGCGACGGCCAGGTCCTCTGGTGGGCCCTCGCCTTCGGCGCCGACCTCGGCGGCAACGCCACCGCCGTCGGCGCCGCCGCCAACGTCGTCGTCCTCGGCATCGCGGCACGCAACGGCACCCCGATCAGCTTCTGGGAGTTCACCAAGTACGGCCTGATCGTCACCGTGGTCACCGTCACCCTGGTCGCGCCGTACCTGTGGCTGCGCTACCTGTGACGGCGCCACCTGTGACGGCGCCACCTGTGACGGCTACGCCTGGTCCAGGCGCCGCCTGACCGCCTCGGCGGTCGCGCGGATCGCCGCGCGGACCGGTGGGGTCACCGGCGCGTCCACGCCGAAGTCGCCGCCTTCCACGCCGAAGACGACCAGTTCGTCCGGCAGGGATCCGAGGGCTTCGCCGAGGGCTATGGCGTCGGCCAGGCCGAGCGCGTGTGAGCTGGCGCGCCAGGCGGGTGCGGGGCCGGGTCGCGCGTCGTGGTGGACGGTGCCGGGGACCGCGCCGGAGGAGACGGCGTCGACGACGATGGCGAGGCGTGCGCCGCGCCAGGTCGTGACCAGGTGCATCGGGTCGCCGGGGCTCTCGGTGAGTGCGACCGACGGCGGCAGTCTGCCGCGCAGCAGGCGGACGACCTCCAGGCCGGCCGCGTCGTCGCCGCGCGAGTCGCCGCCGACGCCGATCACGACCCGGTCAGCGCGCATCGAGACACAGATCGAGGAAGTGGGTGGCGCAGGAGATACATGGGTCGTGGTTGCGCACCACGCGTTCGCACAGGGCCACCAGCTCCTCGCGCGGCAGGCCGAGGCGCGGCTCGACCAGGTCACGCAGGTCCTCCTCGATGCGGGCCTGGTTCTGGGAGGTCGGCGGCACGATGTCCGCCGCCGCGATCAGGCCGTCGGCGTCGATGCGGTAGCGGTGGTAGAGGGTGCCGCGCGGGGCCTCCGACGCGCCGTGGCCGGTGCCGGGCCGGGGTTCGACGGGGACGGCCGGCGCGTCCGGCTCGGTGTAGCCGCCGATGATCCGCAGGGCCTCGTCACAGGCGTGCACGATCTCGACGGCACGGACCACGATGCTGCGGAACGGGTTGCGGCAGACGTCGCCGAGCCCGGCGTCGCGCGCCGCGGCGCGGGCCAGGGGGGAGAGGCTGCCGGAGTTGAGCGAGTAGCGCGCCATGGCCCCCACCAGGTAGCCGGCGGCGCCGTCCAGCCTGGCGTGCATGGCCGTGGTACCCGGCACCTGCTCCTCGGCCACGTGCTCGGGCCACCGCTCGACCGGGAAGCCGCCGCCGTCACCGGTCGCGACGGACCCGGACAGGATGGCGTACTCGCCGGGGTGCCGTAGCGCGAGGAACCGGTAGTCGTGCTCGACGTCGGGGAAGTCGAACCCGCCGACCCATGCCACGGTGGCCAGCGCGTGCTCCCTGGCCTCACGCAGCCGCTCGGCCACCCCGGCGAGCTCCTGGCGGCGCGGCACGCGGTGGAAGCCGCCGACCCGCACGTTGACCGGGTGGATGGCCCGGCCGCCGAGCGTCGCCACCAGTTCGTTCCCCGCCTTCTTCAGCGCGAGGCCGCGTTCCACGTGGACACGGTGGTCCGCGGCCATGGCGATGCCGCTGTCGTACCCGAGGAAGTCCGGCGCGTGCAGCAGGTAGATGTGCAGCGCG
The window above is part of the Sphaerisporangium rubeum genome. Proteins encoded here:
- a CDS encoding TIGR03885 family FMN-dependent LLM class oxidoreductase, coding for MTEYGIHASHEQIPPAALLDAMVAAERAGFDTAMCSDHFSPWSKRQGHSGFAWAWLGAALQATDLTFGVVNAPGQRYHPAIIAQAIGTLGAMFPGRFWAALGSGEFSNEHITGDPWPRKDVRDARLRECVDVIRALLNGENVTHDGLVTVDRARLWTRPETPPPLIGAAVSTATAARCAEWADGMVTVNAPEDHLREMIAAYRDAGGRGPVCLQVHVSWAPTEEEAETIAHDQWRSNVFGPPVCWDLELVEHFDVVSEHVTMEQVRHVVNVSADLERHIDWLRGYAALGFDRIYLHHVGQDLSPFIDAFGGKVLPALR
- a CDS encoding nuclear transport factor 2 family protein, which gives rise to MDDLTTQLREAERRLQAAQLAADASALDALIDDRLVFTGPDGVLYSKEDDLEIQRTGDQSLTRVDEEELRVLVAGGTGVTWFLGTLEGVFKGQEFTARVRYTRTWIHTAGHGWRLVAAHVSPA
- a CDS encoding PP2C family protein-serine/threonine phosphatase; translated protein: MVDAGTARMLAGLLEASHLAGLEQVPWLARRHAAEIGVLDVRIYLADLQQDVLRLLVVDGYGDELLRTSEIRIDKTPVGEAFQEIRIFDQPDADGTRHQWWVPLLDGTERLGMALIVTPDAAGPTVDDMKALASLMALMIVSKRPSSDAYARLVRTRPMHVGAEMQWNLMPPLTFAAERVAISAALEPAYEIGGDAFDYALTGSHAHLAIFDAMGHDVSAGLTASLATAACRNNRRQGTDLVETSEAIERILIEQFGRGTRFVTAILARLNLVTGVLSWVNRGHPPPVVIRGEHKIIGLRCRPAHPMGLDMGLPITLCHERLEPGDRVLFYTDGITEARDPKGREFGLDRFVEFIVRHNADHLPVPETLRRLIHNLMAHHGGNLQDDATVLLTEWLGPAPSRLSV
- the nhaA gene encoding Na+/H+ antiporter NhaA; translation: MPGTTSGQTPSRLFSGTLAEARRIADILRGETIGGALLLVAAVAALVWANSPWSEGYEALRSVEIGPASLHLDLDLATWAADGLLAIFFFVAGLELKREFVAGDLRDVRRAAVPVAAAAGGVVVPAAVYLAIAGGDAAQGWAIPTATDIAFALAVLAVAGRFLPSAPRTFLLTLAVVDDLIAIVIIAAFYTTSLSVPLLLCAAVPLAVFAVLVQRRVRAWWLLLPLAFATWTLVHASGVHATVAGVLLALTVPVLPWTRTGKPDPGLAEHFEHRFRPLSASVAVPVFAFLSAGVAVGGLGGLAGTLTDPVAMGIVAGLLIGKPVGVLAATWLVARFTRATLNEGLSWADVAGLAVLAGIGFTVSLLIGELAFAGDSAAQDGVKVAVLAGSLASAAVAAVILRLRAGVHRRVTRRDGSGPDRAIR
- a CDS encoding CBS domain-containing protein is translated as MRARDLLVEFPTVALDTPVIEAARLLAEQGLPGLMVVDGAGSPQAILPGPQVLWLAVPGYCQDDPALARVVDERHADTFLTSLGDRTVREALPAKPRELPVSDPDATLLELAALMARTRSPLVAIVDDDRLLGAVTLQTLLAKALDT
- a CDS encoding SLC13 family permease; the protein is MTVTAWLSVAVFLGAYALIATERIHRVAAALGGAAIMFLIHATGAESAFFSTHSGVDWNVVFLLLGMMIIVGVLKETGVFDYLAIWAAKRARGRPFRLMVLLVLITAAASALLDNVTTVLLVAPVTFLVCGRLALPVTPFLIAEAMASNIGGAATLVGDPPNIIIASRGGLTFNDFLIHMAPMVIILMVVFIGLCWVMFGRRLRYDPERAGEIMALDEREAIGDRRLLWQSLVVLVLVMAAFVLHPVLHYEPSVVALLGAGVLVALTRVTTEEALAEVEWPTLVFFAGLFVMVGALVETGVIGQLSELAVGATAGHPELTAMGLLGASAGLSAIVDNIPYVATMSPIVEQLVQAAGPGDGQVLWWALAFGADLGGNATAVGAAANVVVLGIAARNGTPISFWEFTKYGLIVTVVTVTLVAPYLWLRYL